One Schistocerca cancellata isolate TAMUIC-IGC-003103 chromosome 1, iqSchCanc2.1, whole genome shotgun sequence genomic region harbors:
- the LOC126163306 gene encoding exosome complex component RRP40, translated as MDVSVGDVVIPGDNFAGLPSPPGKTQSVIGPGLRLETDKVIVSRCGIIRQKGANTYFVDGYHQKRYIPAKGETVVGTITNKSGDIFKVDIGASEQASLSYLAFEGATKKNRPNVQVGDIVFAKLILPSKDMEPELVCVDSHGKKGKLGPVPEGGFVFSCSLNLIRKILRKNCPLLRILGTSIPHEIAVGMNGRIWVKASTVKETVAVGNAILAAEYTDNDEIKDMCQSIFGKLSRE; from the coding sequence ATGGATGTTTCAGTGGGTGACGTTGTTATTCCAGGTGACAATTTCGCAGGTCTTCCATCTCCGCCGGGTAAAACTCAATCTGTAATAGGACCAGGGCTTAGGTTAGAAACTGATAAAGTGATTGTGTCACGGTGTGGAATAATCAGGCAAAAAGGTGCCAACACATATTTTGTCGATGGTTATCATCAGAAACGCTACATACCAGCCAAGGGAGAAACCGTTGTTGGAACAATAACTAATAAGTCTGGTGACATATTCAAAGTTGACATCGGTGCCAGCGAACAAGCTTCTCTGTCCTATCTTGCCTTCGAGGGGGCGACGAAGAAGAACCGACCAAATGTTCAAGTTGGAGACATCGTATTTGCCAAATTGATATTGCCAAGTAAGGATATGGAACCAGAACTGGTTTGTGTTGATTCCCATGGAAAGAAGGGCAAGCTTGGCCCTGTACCAGAAGGTGGATTCGTATTCAGCTGTAGTTTAAATCTTATACGGAAAATACTCCGCAAAAACTGTCCATTGCTGCGTATCCTAGGGACCAGTATACCACACGAGATAGCTGTTGGAATGAATGGAAGAATATGGGTCAAAGCATCCACAGTGAAGGAAACTGTTGCCGTTGGTAACGCTATTTTAGCAGCAGAATATACGGACAACGACGAAATTAAAGATATGTGTCAAAGTATTTTCGGAAAGCTGTCTAGGGAATAG